In one Nocardia tengchongensis genomic region, the following are encoded:
- a CDS encoding sugar ABC transporter substrate-binding protein → MRTKSALPPNKSGRRRGYAAAALALTGLLTLTACGSNSSTTTSSPDAPSGGGANGTVGVILPETATSARWESFDKPLLRKALNEAGFDADVQNAQGDVQKFTTLADGMIAKGVKVLIIAAINGEVGSAVAAKANKAGIPTIDYDRLNLGGSSDYYVSFDNVKVGELQGQGLATALKDKPGAQVVEIEGAPTDNNATLFHQGQQKALQPLYDSGALKLVRSQPIDDWNNQKGGTTFEQILTGNSGKVDGVVAANDGLAGAVITVLKKNGLNGKVPVTGQDATVDGLKAVLRGDQYMTVFKPIKDEAENAAKLAVALAKGDKAAADALAVGVSQDPKGKRDVKSVLLQPQSITKAEVKQVVDSGFVKASDVCSGDVKSACAALGIA, encoded by the coding sequence ATGAGGACGAAAAGCGCACTCCCGCCGAACAAGTCCGGACGCCGACGGGGTTACGCCGCCGCGGCGCTGGCCCTGACCGGACTGCTCACCCTCACCGCCTGCGGATCCAATTCCAGCACCACGACGTCCTCGCCGGACGCGCCGTCCGGTGGTGGCGCCAACGGCACGGTCGGGGTCATCCTCCCCGAGACCGCGACCTCGGCCCGCTGGGAATCCTTCGACAAACCCCTGCTGCGAAAAGCCTTGAACGAGGCCGGATTCGACGCCGACGTGCAGAACGCGCAGGGCGACGTCCAGAAGTTCACCACCCTCGCCGACGGCATGATCGCCAAGGGCGTGAAAGTGCTGATCATCGCCGCCATCAACGGTGAGGTCGGCAGCGCGGTCGCGGCCAAGGCCAACAAGGCGGGCATCCCCACCATCGATTACGACCGCCTCAACCTGGGCGGATCCTCCGACTACTACGTGTCCTTCGACAATGTGAAGGTCGGTGAGCTGCAAGGTCAGGGCCTGGCCACCGCGCTCAAGGACAAGCCGGGCGCGCAGGTCGTCGAGATCGAGGGCGCGCCGACCGACAACAACGCCACCCTCTTCCATCAGGGCCAGCAGAAGGCCCTGCAGCCGCTCTACGATTCGGGCGCGCTGAAACTGGTGCGCAGCCAGCCCATCGACGACTGGAACAACCAGAAGGGCGGCACCACCTTCGAGCAGATCCTCACCGGCAACAGCGGCAAGGTCGACGGCGTGGTCGCCGCCAACGACGGCCTGGCCGGCGCGGTGATCACGGTGTTGAAGAAGAACGGCCTCAACGGCAAGGTGCCGGTGACCGGCCAGGACGCCACCGTCGACGGGCTCAAGGCGGTGCTGCGCGGGGACCAGTACATGACCGTGTTCAAGCCCATCAAGGACGAGGCCGAGAACGCGGCGAAGCTGGCCGTGGCCCTGGCCAAGGGCGACAAGGCGGCCGCGGACGCGCTGGCGGTGGGCGTGAGTCAGGATCCCAAGGGCAAGCGGGACGTGAAATCGGTACTGCTGCAACCGCAGTCGATCACCAAGGCCGAGGTCAAGCAGGTGGTGGACTCGGGCTTCGTGAAAGCCTCCGACGTCTGCTCCGGTGACGTGAAGTCCGCCTGCGCCGCCCTCGGCATCGCCTGA
- a CDS encoding NADP-dependent oxidoreductase, with translation MATAVVATAYGGPEVLSLIEVEVPDPGPGEVTIAVRAAGVNPFDYKFYSGAFGTDPSKLPLRPGLEVAGVVTAVGADAVGPAGPISVGDEVIAQVSGGYATALTTSAARVVPKPADVDWKQAAGVLSVGGTAVHLLAATGVGPGDTVLVHGAAGSVGALAAQLAVARGARVIGTASAGRHERLRAYGVEPVEYGPGLADRVKALAPNGVDAAIDTVGTDEAVDVSLASVSDRARIASIVAFGRAAADGFKVLGMGPGADPGTEIRGNAWRELLPLLSAGKLDLAIAKTFPLAEAAAAHTFVMDGHAGGKVILLP, from the coding sequence ATGGCCACTGCTGTCGTTGCCACCGCTTACGGTGGACCGGAAGTCTTGTCGCTCATCGAGGTCGAGGTGCCCGATCCGGGGCCCGGCGAGGTCACCATCGCGGTTCGCGCCGCCGGGGTGAATCCGTTCGACTACAAGTTCTACAGCGGTGCGTTCGGCACCGATCCGAGCAAACTGCCGCTCCGGCCCGGGCTGGAGGTGGCCGGGGTGGTCACCGCGGTCGGCGCCGACGCGGTCGGCCCGGCCGGGCCCATCTCGGTCGGGGACGAGGTGATCGCACAGGTGAGCGGCGGGTACGCCACGGCCCTCACCACGAGTGCCGCCCGGGTTGTGCCCAAGCCCGCGGACGTGGACTGGAAGCAGGCAGCCGGGGTGCTCAGCGTGGGCGGCACCGCGGTGCATCTGCTCGCGGCCACCGGTGTCGGGCCCGGGGACACGGTGCTCGTGCACGGCGCGGCGGGCAGTGTGGGCGCGCTGGCCGCGCAATTGGCGGTGGCGCGTGGCGCTCGGGTGATCGGCACCGCCTCGGCGGGCCGCCACGAGCGGTTGCGCGCCTACGGCGTCGAGCCGGTCGAATACGGTCCCGGGCTCGCCGATCGGGTGAAAGCGTTGGCCCCGAACGGAGTCGACGCCGCCATCGATACCGTCGGCACCGACGAAGCGGTGGACGTGTCGCTGGCATCGGTGTCCGACCGCGCCCGGATCGCGTCCATCGTGGCGTTCGGCCGGGCGGCCGCGGACGGGTTCAAGGTGCTCGGGATGGGTCCGGGCGCCGATCCGGGCACCGAGATCCGTGGCAACGCGTGGCGCGAGCTGCTGCCGCTGCTGTCGGCGGGCAAGCTGGATCTGGCCATCGCGAAGACGTTCCCGTTGGCGGAAGCGGCTGCGGCGCATACCTTCGTGATGGACGGCCACGCCGGTGGAAAGGTCATTCTGCTGCCCTGA